The stretch of DNA TCCGTCCGGCATTCAACAACCTAAGCCGGACGGATGTTCGGCGATGCATCACTTGTGCATCTGGATGAAGGTCGGGTAGGACTGCCAATCAATGGCGAAGCCCTTGACGCCCTTGGCTGCCACGCCGTCATTCGCCATGTAATACAGCGGGATGGCCGGCAGGTCGTTCAGCAGGACTTCCTGAGCCTGCTGATAGTACTGGTTCGCCTCATCGACGGACTTGGCCGCATAGGCCTTGTTGAGCAGATCATCGAACTTCGGGTTACTGTAATCGCCGTCGTTGGAGCCATTGCCGTGGCCTGCGGAGGTCGCGAAGTTCTGGACCAGATAGTTCTCGGCGGACGGATAATCAGGCATCCAGCCGGAACGGAAGCCGCCCTTGACCTTGCGGTTGGAGATGGCGTCACGGAATTCCTGGAAGGTGGGCAGAGGATCCGTGGCGGCCACACTTGAACCAAGGGTGTTGTTGATGGAGTTGACCATCGCGTCGAAAACCGGCTTGGAGGTGCCGTCGGAGTTGTAGGCGAGCTTCAGCGTATCGGTGTCCTTCGAGATTGCATTGGCCTTGGCCCAGAGTTCCTTGGCCTTGTTGGGGTTGTATTTGAGGTTCTCGTTGCCCTTGAGCGTTGCGGAATAGCCCGGGATCACCGGAGCGGTGAACTCGTGTGCGGGCTCGCCGGTGCCGTTGAGCACCTTCTTGACGATGGTGTTGCGGTCGATGGACATGGAGATGGCCTGACGACGCAGCGTGCCTTCCTCGGTGCCGGTCTGGAAATGAGGGAGGTCGGAAGGAATGGTGAACTGCTGGATCGAGGAACCAGGCTTGTTGTAGGCCTGAAGGTTCGAATCCGTCTGGAAGCTCTTGGTGTCCTCCGGCGGGATGGCGTTCATGCCGTCAAGGTGCCCGGCCTGAATATCGGCATAGGCAGCGCTCGACTTGGTGTAGATCCTGAAGTCAACGCCGTCGTTCTGCGGCTTGTCGTCACCCTTGTAATAAGGGTTCTTCAAAATCTTGATGTCGGTGTTGTGGTTCCAGGAATCGAACTTGTACGGACCGTTGCCGACGGGCTTGTTGCCGAAGGCCTTCGGATCCTTGAAGAAGGAATCGGGAAGCGGCGCGAAACCGGAATAGCCGACCTTGATCGGGAAGGTGGCGTCCGGGGACTCCAGATCGACGGTGAAGGTGGTGTCGTTGACGACTTTCAGACCGGAAAGCTGCTCGTCGCCCTTGAGCGAATCAGCCTTCTGCAGGTCCTTGTAGCCCTTGATCGTGGAGAAGAAGGACGAGCACTTCTGCGCGTTCTTCGCGTTGGCCACGTAGCTCCATGCCTTGGTGAAGTTCTCGGCCTTGAGCGGGGTGCCGTCGCTGAACTTGTGGCCGCTCTTGATCGTGATGGTATATTGCGTGCCATCGGCGTTCGGCTTGATGGACTGCGCTTCGTCGTTGACGGGGTTGCCCTTGGCATCGAAGCGGACCAGCTGCGAGAAGAGGCCTCTTAAGACCATGCCGCCGCCGGTTTCGTTGGTGTTGCCCGGGATCAGGGTGTTTTGGGGTTCTGTATTGAAAATCGAAATGACGTCTTTGCCACCATTGGACGATGAACTCGACGAAGAGCCGGAGCCGGAGCCACCACAGGCGCTAAGGAGCATGGCCGCTGAGCAGACAACAGCTGCGAGGGCCAGACCTTTCTTCTTCATAAGATTTCTCCTATCTTTGTGTTTTGTGCAGAAATCTGCGCATCAAACAAAAAAGGCCGGCACAAATGCCAACCTCATTGCTTTACTCTTTAATTTATACGCTAGCTTATGGATTATGCAAGTCA from Bifidobacterium sp. ESL0728 encodes:
- a CDS encoding ABC transporter substrate-binding protein, with amino-acid sequence MKKKGLALAAVVCSAAMLLSACGGSGSGSSSSSSSNGGKDVISIFNTEPQNTLIPGNTNETGGGMVLRGLFSQLVRFDAKGNPVNDEAQSIKPNADGTQYTITIKSGHKFSDGTPLKAENFTKAWSYVANAKNAQKCSSFFSTIKGYKDLQKADSLKGDEQLSGLKVVNDTTFTVDLESPDATFPIKVGYSGFAPLPDSFFKDPKAFGNKPVGNGPYKFDSWNHNTDIKILKNPYYKGDDKPQNDGVDFRIYTKSSAAYADIQAGHLDGMNAIPPEDTKSFQTDSNLQAYNKPGSSIQQFTIPSDLPHFQTGTEEGTLRRQAISMSIDRNTIVKKVLNGTGEPAHEFTAPVIPGYSATLKGNENLKYNPNKAKELWAKANAISKDTDTLKLAYNSDGTSKPVFDAMVNSINNTLGSSVAATDPLPTFQEFRDAISNRKVKGGFRSGWMPDYPSAENYLVQNFATSAGHGNGSNDGDYSNPKFDDLLNKAYAAKSVDEANQYYQQAQEVLLNDLPAIPLYYMANDGVAAKGVKGFAIDWQSYPTFIQMHK